A stretch of Cucumis sativus cultivar 9930 chromosome 2, Cucumber_9930_V3, whole genome shotgun sequence DNA encodes these proteins:
- the LOC101214182 gene encoding mediator of RNA polymerase II transcription subunit 32, whose translation MDSLVDSLNNAYQEFVAGAANVLEANEASGAQKTAATDAALENFKQKWELFRVACDQAEEFVESVKQRIGSECLVDEATGSLAGKSGQSATTSLPPISAVRLEQMSKAVRWLVIELQHGSGAAASASAHSHQSAPFDARFTEDATQ comes from the coding sequence ATGGACAGCCTAGTGGACTCTTTAAATAACGCATATCAGGAGTTTGTTGCTGGAGCAGCTAATGTTCTTGAAGCAAATGAAGCCTCTGGGGCTCAGAAGACAGCAGCAACAGATGCCGCTCTTGagaattttaaacaaaaatgggaGCTATTCAGGGTTGCTTGTGATCAAGCAGAGGAGTTTGTAGAGTCTGTGAAGCAAAGGATAGGATCAGAGTGCCTTGTTGACGAGGCCACTGGTTCACTGGCTGGCAAGTCTGGGCAGTCTGCCACCACTAGCCTTCCTCCAATCAGTGCTGTTCGATTGGAACAGATGAGCAAAGCGGTAAGATGGCTCGTGATTGAGTTGCAGCACGGCTCAGGAGCTGCTGCTTCTGCTTCAGCACACTCTCATCAGTCTGCTCCTTTTGATGCTAGATTTACTGAGGATGCAACCCAATAG